The Candidatus Tumulicola sp. region TTGCAAGTAATACGGGTTCATCGACGGATATTTGCCGCCACCGAGACTGCGGCTCCACGGAACGATGGCGCCATCGGTAATCGACTTGGTGCGATCCGGAATGACTTTCCACGAATCGATCTCGATCTTCTCGCCCAAGCCGCTGCAGACCGAGCACGCGCCGTAGGGCGAGTTGAACGAAAACAGGCGCGGCGCCAGCTCTTCGAACGATAATCCGCAGTACACGCACGCGAAGGCTTCGCTAAACGTCAGCTCGCGATCGTCGACGATCACGGTAACGATGCCGGTCGATAGGCGAAGCGTCGTTTCGACCGAGTCGGTCAGCCGCTTGCGCACGTCGGGTTTTACGACCAACCGGTCGACGACCACTTCGATCGTGTGTTTACGCTTCTTATCGAGTATTATTTTCTCACGAAGTTCGCGAATCTCACCATCGACCCGCACGCGAGCGAAGCCCTCTTTGGCGATTTCCTCAAACAATTTGCTATATTCGCCCTTGCGTCCACGCACCAGCGGCGCGAGCAGCAAGAGTTTGCTGCCTTCGGGTAGCTCGAGAATCGAATCGACGATTTGCTCGCTCGATTGCGTGCTGATCTCGCGCCCGCAGTTGTAGCAATGTGGCGTGCCGACGCGGGCGAACAGCAAACGTAAGTAGTCGTAGATTTCGGTGACGGTGCCGACCGTCGATCGCGGGTTGCGCGAGGTCGACTTTTGGTCGATCGAAATCGCCGGCGACAATCCCTCGATGTAGTCGACATCGGGCTTTTCCATTTGCCCTAAGAATTGGCGCGCGTACGAGGAGAGCGACTCTACGTAACGGCGCTGGCCCTCGGCGTAAATCGTGTCGAACGCCAGCGACGATTTACCGGACCCGGATAGGCCGGTAACGACGATCAAGCGGTTGCGAGGCAACACCAAATCGACGTTCTTTAAATTGTGCTCGCGCGCGCCCTTAATGACGATCGAATCAAGACCCGAAGGCATAACTCTACCGAAACCTCAGGGGTAGGCCTGAAGGATGCGCCCCGCTTCTTCAATTGTCGAGCACTCCGCGTCGGGCGGCCGGACGCCCGCGGGCAAGGGCTCGTTCCGTACGTTCAGCCAGATGGTCGCCAGCCCGGCCTCGAGCGCTCCGGACATATCGCGGTCGTACCGATCTCCCACCATTGCCGCGTGCGCGGGCGCAGTTTCCAGCGTGCGGCACGCGTGCGCGAACAACAGCGGGTCGGGCTTGACCATGCCGACTTCGTCGGCGATGAAAATCGCATCGAAGAACTCGCCCAAACGCAGCAGCTCGATCTTCTCTCGATGCGTTTCCGAAAAGCCGTTCGTGACCAGACCCAGGCGGCGGCCTCGGCCGCGCTCGGCGGCCAAGACGGCGGCCGTCTGCGGAAACGGAACGTAGCGCTTCTTTCGATAGTCGTGATATCGTTCGGCCGACCGCAACGCCAATGCGGGGT contains the following coding sequences:
- a CDS encoding HAD family hydrolase is translated as MTRRLGAVLFDLDDTLHDDTFAYRDAAEEVAREIAVERGIDAVALTAAYVAEAEGFWHRLSPDALEETMEGVRRRLWRNALDRVGIADPALALRSAERYHDYRKKRYVPFPQTAAVLAAERGRGRRLGLVTNGFSETHREKIELLRLGEFFDAIFIADEVGMVKPDPLLFAHACRTLETAPAHAAMVGDRYDRDMSGALEAGLATIWLNVRNEPLPAGVRPPDAECSTIEEAGRILQAYP